Sequence from the Dehalobacter sp. genome:
CGCTGCGAATAAAACAGGCCCGAAACCGGCGCACTTATCCATATTCCTGCGTCGGATTGTTCATGTCCTACTCCGACAGGGATCACCCGGGCTACTGACTCACCTTTTTTAAATCTTCTTCCTTCCTCGCCAACCAGTACAACGGTTCCTTCAGCCGGTGCCGTCAGTACGGTTTCCGTATTGGCAAATACGGCCTTTACTGTTTTCTCGTGTTGTACAAGGCCCTGATGAACAGTCTCAAACGAAAGTGAGCCAGCAATCCACGATGACCGGTAATCCCAAAGGAATAGACCAATTATAGACAAAACCAATATCATAAAAAATACATTAAATCTTTTTCTGGTTTTTTTAGCCATCATCATTCCTCTTAAAAACAGTACTTATGAGAATCCGATATAAGCGGCCATCCTGCCGGTTATCCCTTCTCTCCTGTAAGAAAAGAATTCTCCGGAATGACAAGATGTGCACATTTGAGCGGTCAATATATTCTCTGCGCGAATTCCGGCGGAGATCAACAACTGACGGTTTGCTTCCTGTAAATCGAGACGGTACTCACCCGGTGCTGTTTCTGAAAGCACGGAAGGTTCGTTCCATTTTTCTCGAAATATTGAAGCGACGGGATCTCCAACGACATAACAGCACGGTCCGATGCAGGGGCCGATCGCGGCCAAACATTCTTCCGCATCAGCTCCGGCTTGAATCATCCTGTTCACCATTTCTTGAACGATATTGGCTGCCGTTCCTCTCCAGCCGGCATGCGCAAGCCCGATGATTCTGCTGCGCGGATGGAAA
This genomic interval carries:
- the pgeF gene encoding peptidoglycan editing factor PgeF; protein product: MAWERQTVGGLAYLTIPRWSLHGVTAVFSTRDGGVGSPPYSSLNLALHVGDTIDDVLHNRRIFLAGIGRSPEDCVAAEQVHGTAVRFVAETDRGRGMQDLVSALPSCDGMLTAQDVGLLSFYADCVPVFFFHPRSRIIGLAHAGWRGTAANIVQEMVNRMIQAGADAEECLAAIGPCIGPCCYVVGDPVASIFREKWNEPSVLSETAPGEYRLDLQEANRQLLISAGIRAENILTAQMCTSCHSGEFFSYRREGITGRMAAYIGFS